The genomic window GCGCCGCCCGACAAATTAATCAGAAATACCTCTGCCCATTCCAGGCCTTTGGCCTGATGAATTGTGGAAAGAACTATTTTGTCCTGGTTTTTGGAAAACTTTCCCAGCGCGTTTTTATTAAAACCTTCCTGTAAACTTGACTCGGCCAAAAATTCTTCCAAGTCCTTATATTTATTCGCAAAAATTTTTAACTGTTCTATATCTTCTATTCTGTCTTTACTGTCAATATATTCCGCTTCCAAATAATCTTTATACGGAGAAGACATTATTGTTTCAATAAGTTTGACCGGATGTTTGGGAGTTTCCAACATCGCCTCCCAAATTCTCGTAAAATTATACCAACCCTGTTTGGCGCGTTCGCCTAAAATTTCTGACCCGATATTTTTAATCTCATCAACATCGGCTATCTTCTTTATATATTCAACCAATTTGGCTGTGGCTGACGGGCCGATTCCCTCCTCTTTCATCAAAATTCTCATCCAAGCCGCGGTGTCGGCCAAATTATTCATGACTCGCAAATACGCCAAAACGTCTTTTATATGCGCGCGTTCAAAAAATCTCAAACCGCCGCGGTAGTCATATGGGATGCCGGCTTTGACCAGTTCCATTTCCAGCATTTGCGAGTGATGAGCGGCGCGAAACAGCACGGCGATTTCTTTTTCCGGCAGGCCTTGGTCAATGGATTCAGAAATTTTTTGCACAATAAACTGCGCCTCGCTCTCTGCATCCATTTGCGGATGAAGCGCGGGCTTCAAGCCCGATTGCGACAAGGTTTTTAATTTCTTTTTATACTGTCTTAAATTATTAGCAATCACGCCGTTGGCCAGATCCAAAATCTCCTGGCTGGAGCGGTAATTGGTTTCCAACTTAAAAATTTTCGCGTTCGGGTAATCCTTTTCAAACTGCAAAATATTTTGAATGTCGGCAGCCCGGAAAGAATAAATGCTTTGGGCGTCATCACCCACCACTAAAATATTTTTATGAACTCCGGCTAATTTTTTTATGATTTCGGCCTGAATTTTGTTTGTATCCTGATATTCATCAACCAAAATATATTTAAACTGCCCGGCATATTTTTGCCAAACACGTTCAGAATTAAGCAAAAGTAAAAAATTTGTCAGTAAATCATCAAAATCCATGGCATTCGCCTCTTTTTTCTTTTTATAATAATCACCGGCAATATTTTTTATGACATCCGTGTATGGAAACCATTGTTCATAACGCAAACCAATAACTTCCTCAATATTTTTTTCGCAATTGCGGGCGTAACTGATTATTGAACCGATTATTTTGGCTGACGGAAATTTGGTATTTTCGGTCTTGAGCGGTTTGGCACATAATTTGATTAAGGACTCGCTGTCGTCACTATCCAAAACCGTAAAATTTTCTTTGTAACCCAAAAGCGGCGCGTAGATGCGTAAAATTTTATAAGCAATATGATGAAAAGTTCCGGACCAGGGCAATTTCTGATCGCTACCGGTGAGTTTTTGCACCCGAGACGACATCTCGTCGGCCGCTTTGTTGGTAAAAGTCACCAGTAAAATATTTTCCGGACTGACGCCGTTTGCTAATAAATACGCCACGCGATAAGTAATCACGCGCGTCTTGCCACTGCCTGCTCCGGCTAAAACTAAACACGGGCCGTCGCCGCCATAGACAACAGCCAATTGTTCCTGGTTGAGCTCCGAAGAGAAGTCAATCATAAGTTGCCGACTTTGGTTTTTGCTTTGCCGATCATCTTGTCGTCAAGTTTGTTTGATATTTCTTCCAAAGTCCCGTCTAATTTCATCTGAAACTTTCCTCTATTGGCCTTGGTTTCAATCCTTGGTCTGACATACATGGTATACTTGTGAGGTTTTCTTGTTTCATTTGGCGTCTGATCAACCAAGTCAGCTTCAAAATCTTTCCCATAAATATTTGTAATAGCAGTACGTATAAGATTTCTATACGCGGTCGTACCCATTTTTTCCTGCCCTTGAGTTTGTTTGTGTTGGTCGCCTTTGGCAATATCAATCCGAATACCGGCGATAGGCGCCCGCCCTTTTTCAGTAACACGCGCGTATTTCACACCATCTTCTTCAAAAATCTCCACATAACCAAGACGAACTTTTTCCCAGCCATCACTGTTGTATTCATCTGCCAGAGTACCAACATGCGGGATGTCTTCATCAAGCCGGTATTTATCCTTATAAGTTCCTTTGTATTCAGTTCTTTTAATTTCTCTTACCATAGTAATTATTTTATGCGTTAAGTTCCCGTATCATAGCAAATCTTGATTTCTCGGTCAAAGAATGTTAAGATGGCTGTTAA from Patescibacteria group bacterium includes these protein-coding regions:
- a CDS encoding UvrD-helicase domain-containing protein, with translation MIDFSSELNQEQLAVVYGGDGPCLVLAGAGSGKTRVITYRVAYLLANGVSPENILLVTFTNKAADEMSSRVQKLTGSDQKLPWSGTFHHIAYKILRIYAPLLGYKENFTVLDSDDSESLIKLCAKPLKTENTKFPSAKIIGSIISYARNCEKNIEEVIGLRYEQWFPYTDVIKNIAGDYYKKKKEANAMDFDDLLTNFLLLLNSERVWQKYAGQFKYILVDEYQDTNKIQAEIIKKLAGVHKNILVVGDDAQSIYSFRAADIQNILQFEKDYPNAKIFKLETNYRSSQEILDLANGVIANNLRQYKKKLKTLSQSGLKPALHPQMDAESEAQFIVQKISESIDQGLPEKEIAVLFRAAHHSQMLEMELVKAGIPYDYRGGLRFFERAHIKDVLAYLRVMNNLADTAAWMRILMKEEGIGPSATAKLVEYIKKIADVDEIKNIGSEILGERAKQGWYNFTRIWEAMLETPKHPVKLIETIMSSPYKDYLEAEYIDSKDRIEDIEQLKIFANKYKDLEEFLAESSLQEGFNKNALGKFSKNQDKIVLSTIHQAKGLEWAEVFLINLSGGAFPNDRALREAGGLEEERRLFYVAITRAKKHLFLTYPMAGGGWGDSSSSPSLFLSEISADLLEDHSLLSDSSTVLNDDSEDVHYFTEDDKPFRIKPGSFLRSVEDL